The proteins below come from a single Serpentinimonas raichei genomic window:
- a CDS encoding nucleotidyl transferase AbiEii/AbiGii toxin family protein — protein sequence MPSSTAPLPDWELVLSAAARLQHLLPEAVLVGGTAAALHAQHRFSRDAGHVLGDLRHRFDAVLQELESVAGWKTARVQRPVQILGSLDGIETGVRQLIREQPLETTALDYHGQRITLPTPAEILRIKGLLILKRNATRDYLDFVALAEHMGASNAALALQAFDRLYPQASGESALQQLQVQLAHALPYDLEQTELAEYKNLDPRWHDWRTVQAHCVQCATLIFDRVCELEAAPQPACAPPSAQ from the coding sequence TGCCTGATTGGGAACTGGTGCTGTCGGCCGCAGCCCGGCTGCAACACCTGCTGCCCGAAGCGGTGCTGGTGGGGGGCACCGCAGCCGCCCTCCATGCCCAGCATCGCTTCTCGCGCGATGCCGGGCATGTATTGGGCGATCTGCGTCACCGTTTCGATGCCGTGCTGCAAGAATTGGAGTCGGTTGCGGGCTGGAAAACCGCTCGGGTGCAGCGCCCGGTGCAAATTTTGGGCAGCCTCGATGGCATCGAAACCGGTGTGCGCCAACTCATCCGCGAGCAGCCGCTCGAGACCACGGCACTCGACTACCACGGCCAACGCATCACCTTGCCGACCCCTGCCGAGATTTTGCGCATCAAAGGCTTGCTGATCCTCAAACGCAACGCCACCCGCGACTATCTCGATTTCGTGGCCTTGGCCGAGCACATGGGCGCTTCAAACGCAGCCCTTGCGCTGCAAGCCTTCGACCGACTCTATCCGCAGGCCAGCGGCGAGTCGGCGCTGCAACAACTGCAAGTCCAATTGGCTCACGCCCTGCCCTACGACCTAGAGCAAACCGAACTGGCCGAGTACAAAAACCTCGATCCGCGCTGGCACGATTGGCGCACCGTGCAAGCCCACTGCGTCCAATGCGCAACCCTCATTTTCGACCGCGTTTGTGAACTCGAAGCGGCACCCCAGCCAGCTTGCGCCCCGCCCTCTGCCCAATAG